The genome window GTAGCCATAACTTGCAGCCCTGACATCCTGAACGTAGATATAGCTCTCTTCATGCAACTTGCCTAAGATGCGATTAAATCCCTCGAAGGCTTCTTTTATATAGAGCGCTTTTTCATCTTTGGTATTGGTTTCATCGGTAATTTTGATGTCAAAGTAAAAGCTGTTTTTACCCTGTTCGCTTAAAAGAGATCCGCCTACCATCCAGCAGTCTGCATCGATATATTCAATAGTAATGGCGGTAAGCTCTTTTTTCTTTCCCAAAATTCGATGGGTGAGGTCAAGCAGTAGAGTGTTAATGGCCTGAGTAGTAGCGCTAGATTTTTGGCCGCTGACCTTGACGTTCAAGATTGGCATGAGATTCTCCTTTGGGGTTTATGGTGAATGGGTATTTCTACAACAAGTTAGCTATGCAACTATTTAGAAAATAAAAAAGTGAGGATCACTTCAGGGCGGAGCTTATTCCTCGAAGCTGCTCTACAACCGTTTCAAAATGGTTGCCACCTAAAATCTTTTTTAAACGTTTGGTAACTGCACCACTCGCTGCATTAAGTGCA of Polynucleobacter sp. AP-Nino-20-G2 contains these proteins:
- a CDS encoding 4-oxalocrotonate tautomerase family protein codes for the protein MPILNVKVSGQKSSATTQAINTLLLDLTHRILGKKKELTAITIEYIDADCWMVGGSLLSEQGKNSFYFDIKITDETNTKDEKALYIKEAFEGFNRILGKLHEESYIYVQDVRAASYGYEGKTQEYRYHH